A window of the Paralichthys olivaceus isolate ysfri-2021 chromosome 5, ASM2471397v2, whole genome shotgun sequence genome harbors these coding sequences:
- the LOC138407730 gene encoding golgin subfamily A member 6-like protein 25, translating into MDILTCGTMQSEIKALKEKLKLNDELLIREQEKMTARSKAHIGVLAELAVQSNKVKAMEEKLKQNDELLMREKEKMTAHSKAHNGKLAELAVQSNKVKALEEKLKLNDELLIREKEKMTAHSKAHNGKLAELAVQSNKVKALEEKLKENDELLMREKEKMTAHSKAHNGKLAELAVQSNKVKALEEKLKQNNEILMREKEKMTAHSKSHNGKLAVQSNKVKALEEDNVALKEKVALLKRDLSRLELVVTEMEERQAHSQKIDSMDKETQTSDLLQDENNALQEELMKLRASYHEVCLNQTTNQEKFDTELQEEKQEKNVLQEELMKLRDSYHEVCQNQTTNQEKFNTELQEKKVLQEELMKLKASYNVVCHYHEADVSSRELNGENKDDVTEEKSLSSVLPEKPKKTSLWKRIRHALGLRKPQCWK; encoded by the exons atggacatcctg acatgtggaacaatgcagtctgagattaaggctctgaaagagaagctcaaactgaatgatgagcttctgataagggagcaggagaaaatgacagctcgctctaaagcccacattggtgtcctggctgaactagctgtacagagcaacaaggtgaaggctatggaagagaagctcaaacagaacgatgagcttctgatgagggagaaggagaaaatgacagctcactctaaagcccacaatggcaaactggctgaactggctgtacagagcaacaaggtgaaggctctggaagagaagctcaaactgaacgatgagcttctgattagggagaaggagaaaatgacagctcactctaaagcccacaatggcaaactggctgaactggctgtacagagcaacaaggtgaaggctctggaagagaagctcaaagagaacgatgagcttttgatgagggagaaggagaaaatgacagctcactctaaagcccacaatggcaaactggctgaactggctgtacagagcaacaaggtgaaggctctggaagagaagctcaaacagaacaatgaaattctgatgagggagaaggagaaaatgacagctcactctaaatcccacaatggcaaactggctgttcaaagcaacaaggtgaaggctctggaagaggacaatgtggctctgaaggagaaggtggcccttttgaaaagggatttgagcaggcttgagcttgtggtgacagagatggaggaaaggcaagctcacagccaaaagattgactccatggacaaggagactcaaaccagcgatctgcttcaggatgagaataatgctcttcaagaagagctgatgaagctcagagcttcttatcatgaggtctgtctgaatcagactaccaaccaggagaagttcgacactgagctccaggaggagaagcaggaaaagaacgttctccaagaagagctgatgaagctcagagattcttatcatgaggtctgtcaaaatcagactaccaaccaggagaagttcaacactgagctccaggagaagaaggttctccaagaagagctgatgaagctcaaagcttcttacaatgtggtctgccactatCATGAAGCTGacgtttccagtcgggagctcaatggagagaataaggatgatgtcactgaggagaagtctctctccagtgttctccctgagaaaccaaagaagacttcactctggaagagaatccgccacgctctggggttgagaaaaccacagtgttggaagtag